From Micromonospora echinospora, one genomic window encodes:
- a CDS encoding RNA polymerase sigma factor: MTEPRHTGADVRSLTDTLIAHAQSAGGQLTSAQLARTVESAEVTPAQAKKILRALSDAGVTVVVDGSASTRRRVSAARSATPASRATTAKTTKKTAAPAPKQAPAAEEAAPAPRKAAPRKAAGATADGAAKAAPAKAAKATRATKATAGAGGPGATAKAAGKAKGEGPEGDIDPEELAAEIEDVVVEEPVELAQAAEADAASSATDNDFEWDDEESEALKQARRDAELTASADSVRAYLKQIGKVPLLNAEQEVELAKRIEAGLYAAERLRLAEEGEEKFTREMQRDLGWISRDGERAKNHLLEANLRLVVSLAKRYTGRGMAFLDLIQEGNLGLIRAVEKFDYTKGYKFSTYATWWIRQAITRAMADQARTIRIPVHMVEVINKLGRIQRELLQDLGREPTPEELAKEMDITPEKVLEIQQYAREPISLDQTIGDEGDSQLGDFIEDSEAVVAVDAVSFSLLQDQLQQVLQTLSEREAGVVRLRFGLTDGQPRTLDEIGQVYGVTRERIRQIESKTMSKLRHPSRSQVLRDYLD; the protein is encoded by the coding sequence CACGCTGATCGCCCACGCGCAGAGCGCCGGCGGACAGTTGACGTCGGCCCAGCTCGCGCGCACCGTCGAGTCCGCTGAGGTGACTCCGGCCCAGGCCAAGAAGATCCTGCGCGCGCTCTCCGACGCGGGCGTGACCGTGGTGGTCGACGGTTCGGCGAGCACCCGCCGCCGGGTCTCCGCCGCCCGGTCGGCCACACCGGCGTCCCGGGCCACCACCGCCAAGACCACCAAGAAGACGGCCGCCCCCGCGCCGAAGCAGGCTCCCGCCGCCGAGGAGGCCGCGCCGGCCCCGCGCAAGGCAGCCCCCCGCAAGGCCGCCGGCGCGACCGCGGACGGAGCCGCCAAGGCGGCGCCGGCCAAGGCCGCCAAGGCGACCCGGGCGACCAAGGCGACCGCCGGGGCGGGTGGCCCCGGAGCCACGGCCAAGGCCGCCGGCAAGGCCAAGGGCGAGGGTCCCGAGGGCGACATCGATCCCGAGGAACTCGCCGCCGAGATCGAGGACGTGGTCGTCGAGGAGCCGGTCGAGCTGGCCCAGGCCGCCGAGGCCGACGCGGCCAGTTCCGCCACCGACAACGACTTCGAGTGGGACGACGAGGAGTCCGAGGCCCTCAAGCAGGCCCGGCGGGACGCCGAGCTCACCGCCTCCGCCGACTCCGTCCGGGCGTACCTCAAGCAGATCGGCAAGGTCCCGCTGCTCAACGCCGAGCAGGAGGTGGAGCTCGCCAAGCGGATCGAGGCGGGGCTCTACGCCGCCGAGCGGCTGCGCCTCGCCGAGGAGGGCGAGGAGAAGTTCACCCGCGAGATGCAGCGCGACCTGGGCTGGATCTCGCGGGACGGCGAGCGGGCCAAGAACCACCTGCTGGAGGCGAACCTGCGGCTGGTGGTCTCCCTCGCCAAGCGGTACACCGGGCGGGGCATGGCCTTCCTCGACCTCATCCAGGAGGGCAACCTCGGCCTGATCCGCGCCGTCGAGAAGTTCGACTACACCAAGGGCTACAAGTTCTCCACCTACGCCACCTGGTGGATCCGCCAGGCAATCACCCGCGCCATGGCCGACCAGGCCCGCACCATCCGTATCCCGGTGCACATGGTCGAGGTGATCAACAAGCTCGGCCGCATCCAGCGCGAGCTGCTCCAGGACCTGGGCCGCGAGCCCACCCCGGAGGAGCTGGCCAAGGAGATGGACATCACACCCGAGAAGGTGCTGGAGATCCAGCAGTACGCTCGGGAGCCGATCTCCCTGGACCAGACGATCGGTGACGAGGGGGACAGCCAGCTCGGTGACTTCATCGAGGACTCGGAGGCCGTCGTCGCGGTCGACGCGGTGTCGTTCTCGTTGCTCCAGGACCAGCTCCAGCAGGTCCTCCAGACGCTCTCCGAGCGTGAGGCGGGTGTGGTCCGGCTGCGCTTCGGCCTGACCGACGGTCAGCCACGGACCCTGGACGAGATCGGCCAGGTGTACGGGGTGACCCGGGAGCGCATCCGGCAGATCGAGTCCAAGACCATGTCGAAGCTCCGGCACCCGTCCCGGTCCCAGGTACTGCGTGACTACCTGGACTGA